The Actinoplanes sp. N902-109 genomic interval GCTCTTGTTGAGCTCGGCCAGGTTGTCGAACAGGCCCGGGTAGAGCACCGGCAGCAGCGCGGCGAGCTCGGGCTGCTCGACGAACTCGGCGAACCGCTTGTCCTCGCTGGGCGGCAGGCTGTTCCACAGGTCCTTCTGCGCCATCGGCACGATGACCTCGTTGAACAGCGGGTTGCCGAGCCGCGACACCTGCACCTGCGGGCCCACGTACACGTCGTCGTCGTTCTTGCCGCCGTGGCGCACCTGCACCTGGCGCCGCGAGGCCGACGTCCACACCCCGATGACCGCGCCCGGGTCGCGTCCGCGCACCTTCTTCTTGCCGTCCTTGCGCACCATGTGCAGCGGCACCTGGATGGCGATGCTGTGCACGTTCATCTTGTCGGTGGCGTTGACCGCCTTGCCCGCGTAGTTGAACAGCTTCTGGCCGACCAGGTGCTTGTCCTGGAACGGGCGCAGCGTACCGAGGTCGAAGATGGCACCGAGGTCGACGAAGAACGGGTCGGCACGCTGCCCGGCGAACACCTTCTCGCCGCTCTTGAGCTTGTGCACCGCGTCGTCGGCGAGCTTGCCGTAGTCCGGGATGGACAGCGGGCCGACGTTGCACGGCGGGCACGGCAGCTTCTCGGCGAGCACGGTGTGCTTGCCGCTCTCGTCGACCCGGGTGACCGAGTAGAACTGCCGCCGGTTCCAGTTCTCGCTGTCCAGCGACTCGATCGGCCCGGTGTTGTAGAGGAAGGTACGGTCGTTGCGCAGCTCGGTGCGGAACCGGAACTGGTACGTCAGGTCCGGGCGCCCGTCGCCGTTCTTGTCGACGTGGATCTCGTAGAGCACGTCGTCACCGAACTCGAAGAAGTTCGGGCCGCTCGCGGGGAGCTGCAGCGGCACGTAGTTCGCGATCAGCGTGACCGTGTCGTGGTCGTCGGGGCTGACGAACGCGTACAGGTCGGCGCTGTCGGCAACCGGGTCCTTGCTGATCTCGGGTGCTTCGCGGTGCGAGGACATCCTCAGCCCTTCTTGACGGCTTTGAGCAGCTTCTTGGCCAGGTCGGCGTCCGTGATGGTGTGCTTGGAGCCGCCGGTGAAAACGTCGAACGTGCCCTTCTTGGCGTCGCGCAGGGAGACGACCAGCGGCGCGCCGTCGTCAGCCCCGGGCTCGCGCTCGCCGGCCAGGCTCAGCCCGGCGACGCCGGCGGTGGTGGCGCCCACCCCGACCGTCGCAGCGATGGCCAGAACCCGGCGGCGGGAGAATCGGTTGGCGCCTCGCGTGCCGTAACGCACAGGACTCATGCTCGACCCTTCGTCAGAAATCGGGTGCCGGTGCCCCGGACAGCCATCAGTACGAGACGATCAACTCAGGGGTTCAAAGCTTTTTTTCAGGAAAGGTTTTCCACAGGTGCCAGCCCAGGATTTCGCCATCACGTTCGAGGTCGCCGCCGCGCCCGCCGCCGTGTACGCGCACCTCAGCGATCCGCAGAGCTACATCGGCCTGTCGCCGCTGGTGGTGGCCGTGCGCGAGGTCCACACCGAGCCGGGGCGGGTGCGCTACACGGCGATCGAGCGGTTCCCGATCGGACCGTTGCACTGGGACAACCCGCTGCGGGTCGTGATGACCTTCCCGGAGCCGGGGCAGCGGCTGGTCAGCGACGTGCACAGCCCCGGCTGGGTGCACCTGGTGGCGGCCACGGACCTGGTGGCGATCCCCACCGGGACCCGGGTCACCGAGAGCGTGCACGTGACGTACCCCTGGCTGCTGGGGTCGTTCGTGCTCGGCCAGGCCCGGTCCGTACAGCGCAAGAGGGCGGCCGAACTCACCCGCAGGATGTCAGGAACGTCGTCAGCGCCCGCCGGTACGGCTCCACCGTCGTGAGGTCGGCGAACTCGGCCGGGCCGTGCTGCCCGGCACCCCCGGGTCCGAAAATGACCGCGTCGGTGCCCGCGGCGTAGTAGAACCGCCCGTCGGCCGCGCCGTGCTTGCGCAGGAAGTCGCCGCTGTAGCCGGCTTCCCGCGCGGCCGCGCGCAGCAGCGCCACGAACCGGCTGTCCGGGTCGGCGTGATGCGGCGGCCCGAGACTGTCCACCGTCACGCCCGCGCCCGACAGCGCTTTGAGAGACGAGCGGATCTCGTCCTCCGTACGGCCGGTCAGCCCGTCGTCGTCCGGCGGGAACCGGATGTCGAGCCAGGCGGTGGCCTCCGCGGGCACCTGGTTGACCGCCCGGTTGCCGGTCTCGATGCGGGCGACGTTGACGGTCGTCGCCCAGTCCTCCGCGGCCGGCACGGGATGGCGTGCGAGCACCCGGTCGATCGCCGCGGTCAGCCGCAGCAGCGCGTTGTCGCCGAGCCACGGGTATGCCGCGTGCGCCGCGGTGCCGCCGGTGTGCAGCCGCACCTGCAGGATGCCCTTGGAGTCGGTGACGATGCGCAGCCCGCTCTGCTCGCCGATCACCACGAAGTCGGCGGTCACGCCCGCGGCGATCTGGTGCGCGGTGCCGTCGTGGCCGCCGACTTCCTCGTCGGTGACGAGCTGCAGCCCGACCGGGTACGGCAGCCCCGGCGCGACGTCCCGGAAGACCTGGGCCAGCACCAGCGCCGCCAGCTTCATGTCCTGGGTGCCCCGGCCGTACAGACGATCGCCGTCGAGCCGGGCCCGGAACTGCTCGTCCGGCGCGGGCACGACATCGACATGGGCGTTGAGCAGCACCCGGAAGTGCGGGCGCGGCCCACCGGCCCACACCAGCGCACTGGGCTTGCCGCGCGACTCGAACCGCTGCACCGCCGGCCCCGGCCCCACCTGCCCGAGCACGAAGTCCAGTGCCTTGCGCAGCTCGCCCGGCCGATCAGCGGTCGACCGGATCGCGACCAGCTCGCCGGCCGCCGCGATGAACTCCCGTGCCGGAACAGCCATGGCCGCGACGCTAACACCCCCGCCGTCATGGCATCCTCGATCGCGTGAGCGAGCGCCCCAGTCGTGACGATGTCCTGATCACCGCAGCCGCCCTGCA includes:
- a CDS encoding DUF4331 domain-containing protein is translated as MSSHREAPEISKDPVADSADLYAFVSPDDHDTVTLIANYVPLQLPASGPNFFEFGDDVLYEIHVDKNGDGRPDLTYQFRFRTELRNDRTFLYNTGPIESLDSENWNRRQFYSVTRVDESGKHTVLAEKLPCPPCNVGPLSIPDYGKLADDAVHKLKSGEKVFAGQRADPFFVDLGAIFDLGTLRPFQDKHLVGQKLFNYAGKAVNATDKMNVHSIAIQVPLHMVRKDGKKKVRGRDPGAVIGVWTSASRRQVQVRHGGKNDDDVYVGPQVQVSRLGNPLFNEVIVPMAQKDLWNSLPPSEDKRFAEFVEQPELAALLPVLYPGLFDNLAELNKSKHPRADLVAILLTGIPDGLIDDFQNSTGETQADMLRLNTAVPPAKDENAFGLLGGDLAGFPNGRRLADDVVSISLRAIAGVTVPLVDEKFKPDAAAALVEQGLTAKDVSSKLLKKFPFLGVPFDGFDNPEAAK
- a CDS encoding SRPBCC family protein translates to MPAQDFAITFEVAAAPAAVYAHLSDPQSYIGLSPLVVAVREVHTEPGRVRYTAIERFPIGPLHWDNPLRVVMTFPEPGQRLVSDVHSPGWVHLVAATDLVAIPTGTRVTESVHVTYPWLLGSFVLGQARSVQRKRAAELTRRMSGTSSAPAGTAPPS
- a CDS encoding M20 family metallopeptidase; the protein is MAVPAREFIAAAGELVAIRSTADRPGELRKALDFVLGQVGPGPAVQRFESRGKPSALVWAGGPRPHFRVLLNAHVDVVPAPDEQFRARLDGDRLYGRGTQDMKLAALVLAQVFRDVAPGLPYPVGLQLVTDEEVGGHDGTAHQIAAGVTADFVVIGEQSGLRIVTDSKGILQVRLHTGGTAAHAAYPWLGDNALLRLTAAIDRVLARHPVPAAEDWATTVNVARIETGNRAVNQVPAEATAWLDIRFPPDDDGLTGRTEDEIRSSLKALSGAGVTVDSLGPPHHADPDSRFVALLRAAAREAGYSGDFLRKHGAADGRFYYAAGTDAVIFGPGGAGQHGPAEFADLTTVEPYRRALTTFLTSCG